Genomic segment of Sarcophilus harrisii chromosome 4, mSarHar1.11, whole genome shotgun sequence:
GTTATCTTTGagatatccagtttgagatgtccaataagTAGtcaaagataaaagactggaggTAAAGTGAGAAATCAGTGTTCAATAAATATGAGAATCATCTATATAGAGATTTTAATTGAATCCATTTGAGTTAATAAGATCATTAAACAAAACAGCAAGCCCATGATTAATGGGCATATTCTGGAAGAAGCTCCATCACCAGAGATTAAGGAGAGGTCagataggaaggaagagaattaggTTAAATAATTCACAGAAACGGGGAGAAAAGAGTTTCAAGGAGAAGAGAGTGATCAATAGTATCAAAAGTTATAGAAGGATCAAGATGGATGAGggttgagaaaaggccattatatttattttttttgttttcaaaacatatgcatggatgatttttttcaacattgacccttagaAAACCTTTTGAtaccaatttccccccttcttcccacctcttcccctagatggcatgtaatccaatatgttaaacatggtaaaaaaaatgttaaatccaaaatacatatttatacaattatattgctgcgcaagaaaaatcagataaaagatgaaaaagaaaataaaataaaattcaagcaaaacacaacaaaaagtgtgaaatgctatgttgtaatccaccctTGGCTCTCAATACCACAAAATCACTGGAACAGAAGgccattagatttagcaattaaaagaATCTTAACTTTGCAAAGAGCAATTTCAGTTAAATGAAGCCAAAAAATAGATTTTACAGAGTTAAGAAAAgagtaagaagaaaggaagttgaGGCAGTTATTGAAGATGATCTTCTTTAATTTATCCACAAAAGGATGAAGAGATTTGGAAAATAGTTAGCAGGGATATATAGACCAAGTAAGAGTTTTTTGAAGATTCAGGAGACATGGGCATTTTTCAGAGTAGTAGGGAAGCAGACAATAGACTAGAAGAGATTGATGATAAGTGAGAGAACAAGGATCATAAATAAGaaaatctgctggagaagacgGGATGGAATGGTATCACTTGTGCATACAGTAAAAGTGAATGTGAGAAAGGAGTGAAGGAGAAGGCATCTCAGTAATGTGAGATCAAGGAATGGCCTcgttttttttcagtgaaatatggaTTGAATGAACCTCAAAGAATAAGAGATTACTAAGTGATAGTGGTAGAAAAAGGGCTTTTGAGGCTATGCATTGAGAGTACAGAGAACCATGAAGAGAATGAAAAGCTATAGATCTGTTGCAAAGGAGAGGTGTATATCTTGGATTTCCAACATTTAACAATTGGAATCAACCCTGTGTCTACCATAGTCATCTGATAGCTATAGGTCCTGACTATCTTTATCCTCTGCTTTCCTTAGGACTATAGTAGTACAACAGACTACTCTGGCCTACTTCTCTAAATTGCGTATAAATAGATGGATTGAATCTCCAGAGTCAACCTTAAGTTCTAGACTATTCTGTGAATTAGATAGAATCTCCTTCAGCCCTTACAAATGGGCTTCTTAGCCAATAGACATAATTAGTGCAAAGCAAAAGCGTTTACTAAGATGACAAAGAACTATAATTATCTAACATCCATCACTCTATATCCCTGAAAACTTAGGGTGAATTCTCTCACAATTACATATAGCACCTACAGGAAAAGAGGGTGTAAACTTAGAGGCAGTGATAGTAGGACACACATATACGAAATATATATGATCAAGGCTCTTCATGACTCTGAAACTGCAGAACTTCAGTGTCCTTCATTTCCTCTCTAAGAGTTCCTCTGAATACAACTATGGTCTGCAAGCTTTACTCTGGATAGTCAGAACTAACTCTGAGTTACATAAGCAACTATCACCCTTTTGAAAGCAGAGATTGTCTTTCTTGgtattcttagcacagtgcctggcacatagtaggcatttaataaatgttattggcTAACTGGAACCCCCCCCacgcaaaaaaataaaaaattaagtaaaggtGCCACATGCTTTTATTGCTTTtcacattgtattagaaataatttttatagcagtaagaaaaggaaattgtgaTTAAAGGAATAAGGCAAAATTATGTATGAAGCTAATATTATCGTTTGCCTTTAAAAAACAGCCTGGAAAACCAATAAACAATTACcaacagtcatatgaaaaaaaaatccaaatcactaatagtttgataagtataaattaaaacaactttacgGTTCCACTTCACACccatcaaattgaaaaaaaaaagacaaaaagaaaatagcaattcTTCAAGGGGCAGTAGAAAGGCAAGCATACTGTCAgtaaagctgtgaattggtctgaccattctggaaagtaatttgaaactatacccaaaggtcACCAAACTATATATCCACTTTGATcaaaataatgaggaaacaaatgcCCCTGATCCATTAGCATTTCTCTATACTAACAACAACAGCcaggagaaaaagacagaaagagaaattacatctaaaacaattataaaacacaGCAACTATCTAGGAATTAATttgttaaaaagacaaaaataaattaaaaaaaaataaataaaaagaccaaaaaacgAAGAGGTCATTTAGATTTGTAATGCTAGTGGAAATGGTACGTGTGCTTGTGTAGGTATCCTATGAACACTTCTGCTATTATAGTAACTACAATATTCCACATCAATTTAAGGCCCACAGGAAGACAGATGTTGATTTATAATTGATTTACCAAGGGGGTGCAATATTTAATTTACCCACCAGATGGGACTATATTTAACAAAGTAGACAACTCagaaaatcatgggaaaaaaaaaatattttcctactgTTCCACAAAGATAGAACAACATTACTCCATAAAACATACATCTACCATGGGCCATTCAGCCATAATCTAATTGATAGGCACCCATTGTGATTCCATGTCTCTGTTACAACAAACAATACcttataagtattttttaatgtattaagatctttccctctgtctttgatctctttgagatgtatGCCAGTAAGTGGCATTTctaaatcaaagaggaaaaaaatcatgagaaaaaatcaatcaaataaacaaTAGCAACTATAAcaaagtgaaaatcctatgtttcgttctacattcagtttccatagttctctctggatgaggTTAGCATTTTCCTATCTcaggtcttttggaattgccttgaattacctcattgttgaaaagagtcaagtccatcacagttgatcatcacataatcttgttgttaatgtatacaatgttctcttggttctactcactttacttagcatgagttcatgtaagtctttccaggctttttttttttttttttttaaatcagcctgctcatcatttcttatagaacaataatatttcattacattcatatactataatttattcagtcattctccaactgataagcatccatGCACTTTCCTAAAGTGTCTTTCTAATCTCATGCTATAATATTCTCCTTCCAATATTCAGCCACATTGGCCTCCTGTTTCTCTAAGGTGACATTCCAACTCCAATCTCTTTGTCTTTATTCTGGCCACATCATCTCTACTTCCAAGTCTGGAACGCACTCCATTTCCATCCCAGTTTAAGTACTAACTTCTAACTTACTGATTCTTCTCATTCCTCTCCCCTGCTAAGGATTGTTAAGGGGTTCCATATTTTTAAGAAACACTGGAGCCAGAGCATGCAGGAGACTCTGAAGGTATCAAGGACAACAGCCCTCCCCTGCATCCTGACATAATTTGATATTTGCACCCCAAGTTGGATCCCCTGTGTATTTTTGGAGGCAAGACACATACAAACAATCTGTGCCAGGCCAGAAAAATGTTTGTGCAACTGAGGTCCTTTATAGAAAAGTAGACCTTGCTATCTTCATAGTCTAATGTAGTGGTTCTCAAAACATTATTTCTTGGTATCTTTATACTACTAAAATTTATTGAAGATCTGTCCAAAGAATTTTCCTTATGTGtgttatgtttatatatatttaccatattatactaaaaactaattttgaatttgtaggccCTCTGAAAGGTTTCAAAAATCCCCCAGGATTCTCTGCCCCACATTTTGAGAACTACTGGTCTACTGAATCCCAAGGGGAAAGAATGCAGTTTTTGCCATCATCTTGCTTCACCCCTTCAGGAAGAGTTACCACAAAtttcttgttttctgttttctcctcttctttttgttGTACTTCCATAAATATGAAAACTTCTGTAAAAACTGTGAACTCTTTGGATTCTACATGCATGATGAAGTTGTGATTGCCTGTTGACATCCCCAACTGCTAATgttttcctttccaaaatatcttgCTTAACTACTTGGTATTTACTTTTATAGAGGAGTGTAGTAGTGGAAGAAGcgctggccttgaagtcaggaggaattgGGTTCAAGCCCTATTTCTGACTTATGCTGGATATCTGATTGCTGGGGAAATCATCTAACCTGTAGTGCTGCAGATCAGGATACAAAATGCAGTCCATTCTGCATGCTGCCTCCAGCACTTCTGAGTGCtgcttgaaccagattaaaatgtaattgaaaagtatttatcaaaataaataaaaatacattaaaacagaaaatgaggaaactcaTTCTACTGATACAGATGGGCACCTTCTTTACACTTTTCAAGATCTTAGAGAGTTGTATCTGAGAGCAATGGTGTCTAACTGAAATAAAATGGGAGGTCATTAAACTGTACCTAAGGACCTCTGCAGGATGCATATTAACTTAgttataaaatgtattatttttactAGAGGATACTAGAGGAACTCTATACCAATGAAAAGTACAGTTCTCTAGGCCTTAGacctatttatttgtatttattttgaatcaaATTTGTTTCAATATCTTCCCCTTTATAATGTAAACTCCTTCTAAATAGGGATGCTTTATTCGTTGTATTTGTATCCCAGTGCCCATCAGAGTGGGCATAGGTGTTGAAAACAAAGTGCTCAATATAAAATTGACCAATTTTATGACTTCTTAAACTTAGGTTATATTTCCTTGAAACTTATTATGGTAAAGGAGGGATGTTTAAGCAGTGAAAATTGTTGGcctgaaaaaaatcacatgtcCCTGTGTTCAGAAAGGGATTCTCTCCAACTATAGAAAAAGGATCATTTGAGATATTTTTCCAGGAAAATATTACTGGGTTCTCAGTTCAGAATTCACTTCTCTGGTTCTGTTTCAAGGCAGGAAACAAGATCAACATTCTGGAGAAAATGGACAAGTTtccttttgtccattttttttaagAGTACAATTCTTGGAAAGTGATTGGTGTTTTTACACCATTTACagaatggtgtttttttttgttttgttttgttttgtttttttaatgaattgatgGCTCTTTGAATTCTGACCCTGCAATGGGTGATATGGTTAAATGTACCAAGGAGAGAATTGTTGGTAAATATAGAACACATTATGGTGTGTCCCTCAGAAAAATGgtgaagaaaactgaaattagCCAGCATGTCCAGTATACCTACTCCTTCTGTGGCAAGACCAAAATGAAGAGATGGGTCATGGGTATCTGGCATCGTGAATCCTGTATGAAAACAGTAGCTGGTGTTGAATGGATCTTTAATACCATCTGTGCAGTCAAATCTGTCAACGGAagactgaagaaattgaaaaatcaataaaatcttataaaatgtcTGTAGCTCATAGTCAAATAATAAATGGactaatttataggaaaaaatgaattggtgcttttttttttcactgttgcTTTTCAAAAATCTGCCATgctatttaacctttttttcccttcatctcctCTCAGCCCTATATCTGATTATCTTCTCTAATATTACACTTACTCCTCTCTGGGCCATTTTCCATCAATGAGTTCCTCTGGGTATCTCCacctgcttccatttcttcttagtCTTGTTTCTGACTTCAAAGCTATGTCCTACCAGACCAGTATTTTCATTACTAACTCTCATGGAGCTCCATGTGTgttgccttttctttcctttttcccttctttcttttctttcccttttccccttttcttctcttttcctcttcctttcctttcttctttccttccccctttctttctttctttttcttctttctttctttttctttccctttccacttttctcctcttccctttccctttttcttttccccttctttttccttttcttctttcttccttttctttcccttttttcttttcccttttctttcttatcctttcccctttccttttcttccctttccccttcctttctttttccttcaccttttccttctttccctccctctccttttttctttccgtctctccctctttcctccccttccttccttccttccttccttccttccttccttccttccttccttccttcccagccATCTGGCAGTAAATGTGTCTCCCTCTTGGTAGGCCTCCACCTCTCTACAGAGACGTCAGAGATGTTTCCTTCTCAATCATCTCCGGCCAAAACTGATCATTCACATTTAATCTGATCTGCCATTTTATAGTGTAGAATATGTGCTTTTTAAAAGACTGTTACGAACTGATATGAGGATGCCAGAGGCAGCTGGCAGGCTCCTGGGACACCAGATGCTTCCGGCCGTGCCAACTCCCCCACAAACACAGAGGGAtaagaagggggtggggaaaggaaacaaacatttattaagcgcctactacaCGCCAGGCTCTGTGTCGAGCGCTTTatgaatatctcatttgatttaatttaaatgaataaagacaAGGAGACATTTCCTCGCGGGTCCTTCGATGAGGCAGGCGCTGTCACCCCGGGGTCCGGGTGTCCATTGGAAGACCAGCACTGGGCCCTTCTCTTCCCATCATCTCTCACTTCTCCCCCAGCTATCAAACGCCTGTCAAAGCTACCTCTTAACTGCGCATGTCCGTTCTGTATTGGCCCCGCCCGCTTTGTTTGTGCTGCTTTCGAATTGGCTCTTCTTCGATTTCCGGCAACCCCAGGAGGTTTCCGCTGTCATGGCGGCCTGAGGTTTCTACCGTCGCGCTGGTCGCTACGGCCGTCCGTCAGGCGGCGGAGTTGCTAGCCCGGCGGACGGGGATGTGACCGCGGGCCCCGCCGGCCTGTCCTGGGCTCCGCGCCAGCTCTCCTGCCCGTCTCCCGCCTTCCTCTCTGCCCGCCATGGCGGGGTCTGGTTGCGTGTGGGGCGCGGAGCCGCCCCGTTTCCTGGAGGCCTTCGGACGGCTCTGGCAGGTGCAGAGCCGGCTGGGCAGCGGCTCCTCTGCCTCCGTGTACCGGGTGCGTTGCTGCGGGACTCCCGGATCGCCGCCCGGGGCCCTCAAGCAATTCCTGCCGCCCGGCACCACCGGGGCTGCCGCCTCGGCCGCCGAATACGGCTTCCGCAAGGAGAGGGCGGCGCTGGAGCAGTTACAGGGCCACCGAAACATCGGTAACGGTCACCGCGGCCCCCCGCGCCCCGGgtcacttccccctcccccacggCCAGGGGCCACTCCTTTGCGCCAGGACCTCCTCTTTTAGTCGTCCTTTCCCCATAGAGGCCGCTGTGAGCTCTCCGGAGATTTCCAGTTAGGGGCTGGGTGGAGGACAGAACCCCACCAGAGTCAGCTTCCGAGTGGGCCGTTGTAGCTCCCCAAGTTAACCTCCCCAATAGGCGTTTTCAATTCATTAAACGTTTATTAAGTGTCAGGCATTGTCTTTAAGCTCTGGAAAAGGAAGGGTGCCCATAATGTAAGTACTTTTCAGTTAGGTCCCCCATCTGTGGCTTGGGACTGCCATTAATTGACATAATTGTCAATTGTGGAGAAGAATCTCCCCAGGTATTGTTTTCTGAATCTGACGTGTTTGGTTTGCCCATAAATATGTAGATGCATTTAAAAGAAGTGGAAAAACCACTACCTCTTAtgtagtgggtgcttaataaatgtttttgttgtttgttgctcAATCCTTTGACCCTATTTGTGGTTTGTACTggcttggtttgccatttccttctccggcttattttagtgtttattgaattaataaatgaatctGGAATTGGAAGACCTTGAGTAAATAATAGCTGTTATTTATTAGCATAAATGTATGACTATGGACAAGTTATTAATAGctgttatttaatattattacaaTAACACCTACCATTTATGTAGttccttaaggtttgcaaactgctatacaaaattatcttgttttatctAAACAGTAACCCTGGGAAGCAAGAGTTAGTTTTGGAAATCTGATCTTGCCACATCCTGCTCACTGGCTTCCATGCAGCTTTCAGTTTCTTATTCTAGAAAATGAGTTAGATTTGATGATCCATAAGAATCTTTATAGCTCTAAGTCTGTGATGCTAACGTAGTTATCTGTCTTCTagatgatctctttgaaatatagaatCCTTTTCAAGAAAACTAAACTGTCCTATATTATGAAGGTATAGTCATGAAATAGGTCTGAAAATAGggtcatttttatgtttttgtcgATATTATAAgattacaaatatgattttttttcctattatgtgaaatgtaattattattgAAGACTGGCTATGAAAATTGCCTATGGCTCTCGAGGAACATAGGATTATCTATAGCTCTTATAACAAAAGGCAGCACTTTCCCTTTTTGGTTTGCTGGCagttttcaaattcctttttttaaagaaaaaattcatactATTAGTgatgtatttctatttttctgatgTCTATGACACTAGTAAAtatgaaaaggaatttaaaataatgttaaggtggtaaaattcatttttcagtcctaaaaaaacttactaaaattctttgaaaatttgagtTTAAATGTTTTTCAGCGTCCCCAATTTGTTAAGTGACTAAGGGCATAGGAACTGGACCTGAGCTCACTGGCATAAAAAACTCTTAAAGGAATTCCCTCTAATCTACATTTTGTCTGCAGCACTTAGATGTTGTGACATATCCTGGGTcacatattgaatatatattagaAACTAGTCTTCAACTCAGGTCTCCTTGGCCCTATAACTAGCTTTCTATCTGATTCTACCATCCTACCTCTTTAAATGTGACTAATGATTCCAATTAAAGTCACAGATAATAAACTGACATTTAATGTCAAGATACTCTTACTGCTCCCTCCCCAAAGAGATTGATTTGTTTTGTCTTGTggcattcattttgtttattgatCAGTATTTGCTTTCTAAATTCATATTCTATCATTACCTAGTGCTTGTTGAATTTGAAATTACTTGTAATTACAGTACAGAAATTATTTgtaatagtttatatattttgcattttttttttttttttttttttttggctgagacaattggggttaagttatttgcccagggtcacacagctagaaagtgttaagtgtcttgagatcacatttgaactcgggtcctcctgacttcagggctggtgctgtatccactgcgccacctagctgcccccttgcaattaacttttaaagactattatattcaattaaatgtGTGTGTTTCAACCTGGCTACCAAAGTACTTGTTATTAGAAGATGTGTTTATCTTTTAGTATTATCCTTGTCAATAAGACACACTATAACTTCTCCTCCATCCGTATTGTTTTAGTGACCCTGTATGGAGTATTTACGATCCAGTTTTCTCCAAATATGCCATCACGCTGTCTACTTCTTGAACTACTGGATGTCAGTGTTTCGGAACTGCTTTTATATTCTAGTCACCAAGGGTGTTCCATGTGGATGATCCAGCACTGTGCCAGAGATGTTTTGGAGGCCCTGGCTTTTCTTCATCATGAGGGTTATGTCCATGCAGACCTAAAGCCACGTAATATACTATGGAGTGCAGAAAATGAGTGCTTTAAACTCATTGACTTTGGTCTTAGCTTCAAAGAAGGCAATCAGGTATGAGACTGTCCTTTTTTCATAGTTAAAGCAACATAATTTAGTAAGCTGGGCCAATCCACAGATATATTTCATAGCAGGAGTGAATTAACTGTAATTTGACAACAATTTTATATGATAGAATGGAATGCCATGGAAGAAGTGAAGAAGATTTCTTTTGTGTCTAGCAAGTTTCCTGAGGGCACTGAAATGagtctttgtatttcttttgttgctactgccttaaaaaaaagaaaaagaaaagttgcaAATGCAGAAGTATCGAAATATTTgttggtagaagaaaaaaaaatttaaagagttcTCTATGATAATATTTGAAAGGTGCCTGCAGGATTATCTGCCGGATTGTTGTGATCCTAATGTTTGTTAAGGGTCTTCCTACCAGAATTCAGCTCATAACTTTAACAGGatccttttatcatttcattttattgggTTTAATGGGTCTCTGTTAAGTGCCTTCATTTGTTAGTTCTTCATGAAGTGTGaaaattctttctaaatgtacttttcttcatttattaccTTGGAAATCTAAACATAGGTAATGTCCTTAATTGTAGGAACAGGTTAACTACTCTGCCAAAAGTTCATGATGCCAACACCACTACTGATTTGTCATTGGGTTATTAGAAAGGATACATTGTATGTATGATAAAAATATGGGACATGGAAGCTCTTTCTCCTCTGAATTGGTTTGTATTGTTCGTTCTTACTCATCTTTAGGATGTAAAGTATATCCAGACAGACGGGTATCGGGCTCCAGAAGCAGAATTGCAGAATTGTTTGGCCCAGGCTGGGTTACAGAGTGAAACGGAATGTACCTCAGCTGTTGATTTGTGGAGCCTCGGAATCATCTTACTGGAAATGTTCTCAGGAATGAAACTGAAACATACGGTCAGATCTCAGGAATGGAAGGTGAGTTGGCTCATAATGATTTTGAGTTTGTTTATAGCTATTTCCCTCATATTGACCTATGTAAATATACTACTTACATAAGAATAGTCAGTCTGAAAAAACTCTTATGATCTCTCTTCTCCTACTCTCTGCTGTTAACTGTCAGTGCAACTATTAACAAGTCCCTTTCTTTGGGgctgagttttctcatctctgtAATGGGGATAATGTTTGTAATCCTTGATTACCCTAAAGAGCCATTATGAAAATTGAACGAGATAATATATGTCAAATGCTTGAAGAATGTAAAGTacttgaaatgtttttctttgtgataAGAGATTATCTAGTAAAAGGGTGGGTAGTTAAGGAGAAAAGAGTGCTCTATGGAACAAAAGGCAGCCATAAAAAGTTTTGAATGTAAAATTCAACACAAATGTAAAATGCCTTTTTTAGTAATTTTAGTACCTTTGGGAAGTTAGTCATGATATTATATAATGCCATGCCAAGAAATTCAAATGACTTTTACGATctgtcagcaagtatttattgagtctCTGAGCCAGTATTTTGTATTACAACAGAACAGAGATCGATCCCAACTCCTGCTCATTATAATCCTGGCATTGCAAGGCATGGAAGGAATACTCACCTAGTATGTGCTGTTAGTATTTACTTTGTGGAATGAAGCCTGACACAGAAGACAATTGTAAATGAAATATATCATAAAGATGAGCAAGAAAAGATGAGATACATCAGGAGAGAGATACAATTGTAAATGAAATATATCAAACAAAAAGATGAGCAAGAAAAGATGAGATACATCAGGAGAGAAATACAATTGTAAATGAAATATATCATACAAAAAGATGAGCAAGAAAAGATGAGATACATCAGGAGAGAGATACAATTGTAAATGAAATATCATACAAAAAGATGAGCAAGAAAAGATGAGATACATCAGGAGAGAGATACAATTGTAAATGAAATATATCATACAAAAAGATGAGCAAGAAAAGATGAGATACATCAGGAGAGAGATACAATTGTAAATGAAATATATCATACAAAAAGATGAGCAAGAAAAGATGAGATACATCAGGAGAGAGATACAATTGTAaatgaaatatacaaaaagatGAGCAAGAAAAGATGAGATACATCAGGAGAGAGATATAATTGTAAATGAAATATATCATACAAAAAGATGAGCAAGAAAAGATGAGATACATCAGGAGAGAGATACAGTTGTAAATGAAATATATCATACAAAAAGATGAGCAAGAAAAGATGAGATACATCAGGAGAGAGATACAATTGTAAATGAAATATACAGAAAGATGAGCAAGAAAAGATAAGATACATCAGGAGAGAGATACAATTGTAAATGAAATATATCATACAAAAAGATGAGCAAGAAAAGATGAGATACATCAGGAGAGAGATACAGTTGTAAATGAAATATATCATACAAAAAGATGAGCAAGAAAAGATGAGATACATCAGGAGAGAGATACAGTTGTAaatgaaatatacaaaaagatGAACAAGACTGCTAGAAATCAGAAAGGGTCTTTATTTGTCAcaagatagatatatgtatatatgggtatatgtgtgtgtgtgtgtgtgtgtgtgtgtgtgtgtgcatactcacacatataaatatatgtcagagttggaaaagatacATGTTTTAAATACAAGTGAACATGTAGAAAGTACATCTCAGTTCTTTGAACCTTTAGATGTAGGTAATATATCTGACTAGTTCCATAGATTCTTTTGGCACTAAAAAAATATCTTCTATGAGGTCCAGATTCTTATCACATGCTACAGACATTTCTAGACTATGTTTTTCATTCAATGTAATAAAGAACAGGTATGAATTTTCAAACCAATAATTACAAAGGAGAATGATACCTAAGAGTCTTCAATTAAATAGGCAGGAAAGCTCACAAATCAAATCATTGCCTTCCTCTGTCATCTTATACTAATTCATTATTTAGTAATACAGCTGTTTGGTGTTGTGTAGTTACTGAACAGGATGAAGAGACGGATCTGAAGAAAGTTAGAAATTTAAGAATCACTCCACAAAGTATCTGTTTAATAAGTTTGTTCTTCATGATCACATCCATTTGAATTTTGCTATTACACATCTGAAtgttaggtggcgcagtggacagagtgccagacctagagtAAAGGGGATTTATCTTCCCGAGTTTTAATGTAGTTTCAGACACTTGATAGCTACAAGCTAGATCCTGGGCACATCACttcattgtttgcctcagtttactcagctATTaagtgaactagaaaaggaaatggtaaatcactcctaTATCTtcgtcaagaaaaccccaaatgagatcacaaagagtcagacatgactgaaacgactgaacaataatattatgcAGTTGTTTTTATGCTAGAGTTCATTTATACATCATCTATCTCTAATTATACTTATGTTGTAAGATCACTGAGGCCTGACACTATGACTTATATTTTTTTATCCCCATAATACTTAATATACTGTTATAAGAAATATTCAATGCATAAGGAATACTAATATAATTTAATCACATTATCAGAAGATGGCCTCTTcttcctatctctttctttctttctccctcaggCAAACAGTTCAGCTATCATTGATCATATATTTGCCAGTAAAGCTGTGGTGACCTCTGCAATCCCAGCCTATCACCTCAGAGACCTTATCAAAAGGTACATTACACACTTCTTAATTTAGCCAGAAACAGCAATGAGGTTGTTCAGACACAAGAGTTTTTG
This window contains:
- the LOC100922910 gene encoding 60S ribosomal protein L37a-like yields the protein MVKCTKERIVGKYRTHYGVSLRKMVKKTEISQHVQYTYSFCGKTKMKRWVMGIWHRESCMKTVAGVEWIFNTICAVKSVNGRLKKLKNQ
- the UHMK1 gene encoding serine/threonine-protein kinase Kist isoform X2, with protein sequence MAGSGCVWGAEPPRFLEAFGRLWQVQSRLGSGSSASVYRVRCCGTPGSPPGALKQFLPPGTTGAAASAAEYGFRKERAALEQLQGHRNIVTLYGVFTIQFSPNMPSRCLLLELLDVSVSELLLYSSHQGCSMWMIQHCARDVLEALAFLHHEGYVHADLKPRNILWSAENECFKLIDFGLSFKEGNQDVKYIQTDGYRAPEAELQNCLAQAGLQSETECTSAVDLWSLGIILLEMFSGMKLKHTVRSQEWKANSSAIIDHIFASKAVVTSAIPAYHLRDLIKSMLHDDPGRRIPADMALCSPFFSIPFAPHIEDLVMLPTPVLRLLNVLDDDYLENEEEYEDVVEDVREECQKYGPVVSLLVPKENPGRGQELILC
- the UHMK1 gene encoding serine/threonine-protein kinase Kist isoform X1; the protein is MAGSGCVWGAEPPRFLEAFGRLWQVQSRLGSGSSASVYRVRCCGTPGSPPGALKQFLPPGTTGAAASAAEYGFRKERAALEQLQGHRNIVTLYGVFTIQFSPNMPSRCLLLELLDVSVSELLLYSSHQGCSMWMIQHCARDVLEALAFLHHEGYVHADLKPRNILWSAENECFKLIDFGLSFKEGNQDVKYIQTDGYRAPEAELQNCLAQAGLQSETECTSAVDLWSLGIILLEMFSGMKLKHTVRSQEWKANSSAIIDHIFASKAVVTSAIPAYHLRDLIKSMLHDDPGRRIPADMALCSPFFSIPFAPHIEDLVMLPTPVLRLLNVLDDDYLENEEEYEDVVEDVREECQKYGPVVSLLVPKENPGRGQVFVEYANAGDSKAAQKLLTGRMFDGKFVVATFYPLSAYKRGYLYQTLL